Genomic segment of Sphingomicrobium marinum:
GACCGGGGCGTGCGGGCCGTGACCCTCGATCAACGGGCCGGTCGGCCAATCGCTCGTGGGTTGTCCCAGCGCGACAAAAAGGGCAGCAGAAAGCATCATTCAGAGTCTCCTGGTGGATAAGGCAGTGCGGCGCCGTGGTTCACGCTGATGCTTTCATCGAGCACGAAGCCGCCATCGGTCCATTGCCAGACATGCATGTAGCGCGCCCCGCCGGTCAGTTCCCATTGGTCGCCGCGCCATTCGTAGAATTGGTGGTAGCCTTCTTCCAACGCGCCCCAATCGCCCAGCGCCTGCACGCGGCGCGAACCGGGGGTCAGCAGGCGGCGGTTCTTGTACCCGCTTTCGGGTCTGTCGGCGCACTGCATTTCCATGCCTTCGATAAAGGCCAGACGGCTGGGAACGGCGATGCCGGCCTGATCGTGAAGCATGCGGAAGTCTTCGCCCAGCAACGGCGCGAGCGCGTCGGGATCGCATCCTTCGAACGCGGCCCAGAACAAGCGGGCATCGACCTCGGCGATGGCGGTTTCCAGATCGGCGCCGGTCGGCATCTCAGGTTGAAGCGTGGCGGCGGCAAGCAACGTAGCGAACATGCAGTCAGTCCTTTTGTAACGCGATGGGCGTGCAGCGGATGAGGCGGCTGTCGATCAGCGAGGCGGTGCGGTGGATCGTCGCGGCCTGATAATCGGGATCGCCGATCATGGTGAGAAACGACTTTGCATCGGGATAGCGGGCGATGAAGGCCATGTCCCAGCATTCGTCGTCGGGTCCGATCAGCGTGCAGGCCGGGCTGGCGGTCCAGATGATGTCGAGGCCGAGCTTCCTGGTCACCTTGCCCGCCTCCGCCAGGTAATGGTGATAGGCATCGGCGCCCGACCAGTCCCTGACGGCGCATTCGTGATCGTCGGGATAATCGGGCGTGTCGCGAAACTTCAGCAGGTTGAGCATCTCGATGGGTTCATCGAAGGGAAGGTTGCGAAAGGCGGCGAGCTGATCTGCGGTGGGAGCAAGGTGAGTCATGCGGTTTTCCGGTTGTGCAAGGCCGACCGCCAGCAACGCGGCGCGGGGCAGGGGCGCAGTGATTCCATCGCGAAATGATGCACATTTGCGCGCCCGCAAGACAGTCATTTCGCAGAAAAGTGACCCCGAATTTAACTTATGCTTAAATTAGCGCTTTAAGAATCCTTTAACTCATGTTACCGGGCTTGAACTTGGAGCTAAAGAGGCCGGGGACCGGGGATGATCGGCGAAGGGGACGACGTGCAGCACGAACCGTTGGAAGTGCCCGAGGTACAGGAAAAGAAGGCCATGCCGCTGCACCTGATCATCTGGATCGGCGTGCTGCTCGGCATCTTCATCGGCATCGGGATCGTGACGACTTAGGCGAAAGCGCCGAGAGCAGCGACGCGATTGCGCCAGCAATCGTGAGCTGGTCGAGAGACGCGAAGCCCTGTCGGACGGCCTGCGCGAAGCGACAGGACCGACGGGGTCAGGCCGCCCTGACCCCGGCTCAGCCCAGCTAAATCTTTGCATATCCGGAACGATAACGGGTTGCGATCCGTTATCCCGTCTCATCTCAGTGTTGAGAGAGGGAGACCCACGATGAGAAAATTATTTGCCCCCACGATCGCCGCCGCAACGCTGCTGGTGGCCGCGTGCGATAGTGCCGCCGAGGACCAGGCCGAAGACTCGCTCGAAGCGCAGGGCGAGGCCCTCGAAGAGCAGGCCGAAATGGTCGATGAGCAAGCTGACGACGCGACGAGCGAAGTCGAGGAAGACCAGCTGGAAGAGCAGGCCGATGCCCTCGAAGAGCGCGCGGAAGAGAAGTATGACGAAGCCGACAACGTCGAATAGACCACGGCTTCATCACGCATAAGAAGGGGCGGCTCCAACCGGGCCGCCCTTTTCTTGTTGGGTTAATTGGTCCTGTTCGTGCTGGCGTGCGTACTTGGCGGCACGATCGGACTTAGGCTTATTTAGCCCGCAGCTTTTTTGCATAGTTGCCAGCGAGGGACACAAGCCTCTTGCTTTCATCCCCTAACGTTTTCTCCAAAATCAGCGCGTCTGCTTTGGTGATGCAACCATCCACGACGGCGGCCCCCTTTCTGGATGGTCTGAACCAGAACTGCCAAAGCCAGTCGCCTCTCGGATCAATCCAGATCTTCGAAGTCGCGTGGACGATGCGGTTGCGCTGGTCGATCAGCGGCTGGATGTCTTGGAGCGTCTGGCGCAGCTTCGCGCCGGCATCCGCAAAAGTCGCTCCCTCTGCGGTGAGCTTAATGAGGCCGGCGATGCGTTGCGAAAACGTGGCCGGTACAGTCGGCATCTTGCGTCCGCTGGCCGCCATGGCATCGAACAGTTTACCGACAGCCATTTCCATGCGCGCCACCAGATCAACGCAATGCCCCCGCCATCGATTAACGTCTTCGATAGCGGCACTGTGCGCTGCGGTGAGCGTAACCGGAAGAGGCATTTGGTCCATTGCTGCCGTTTAGCGCAAAACAGTTATCAAAGTCGCAATGAAGCGGGTCATTGTGAAACGCATTATTGTCGGCGACCTGATGTTCAGCGAGGCACTGGCGCGGTCTTATGGGGTGGTCGGCCCCGCACGGCTTTACTTCCTCTTTATATCAATAAATAACTTGTGACGCTCGGTAAGAGGGGGGACTTTCGATGACGCCACCTGAGTGTGTAAAGAATCCGCAGCGTGCGCGGTTATTTCCGGTGTTGGCAGACACCTCCAAAGAGGGGCGAAGCACTTCGATTCTGCTCGCCAGCATGGTGGTGGTTCGAGAATTGAGTGAGCGCCTTCTGGGATCGGTCGGTCAGCGCATTGGATCGACTGCACGAATCCATACCTACACGGAAATCGAATTTGAATGTGCCCCTCGCGAGAAGAATCTTGGGCGACCTGACGGTCTGATTGTGGTCGACGTCGGTAAGCGGCGTTGGACCGCTTTATTGGAAGCAAAAGTAGGGAATGCGGAAATCGGAGCTGAGCAAGTTGGTCGATATCTGGAACTTGCAAAAAAGAACAAAATCGACGCTGTGATCACTTTGTCCAATCAATTTTCGGCAGTGCCGCAACATCACCCTTTGGCAAAGCAGATCAAGGCGCAGCGAGGGGTCGAACTTTATCACTGGTCTTGGATGCACATTCTGACTGAAACAGAACTACTATATCAGAATAAGGATGTTGCCGATCGTGATCAGGCCATCATTCTCGGAGAACTCCGTCGGTTTCTTGCGCACGACAGTTCCGGCGTTAAAGGCTTCGACCGAATGCCGAGTTCTTGGACCCAGACGGTAAATGCAGTTCTGGGCGGCGCAACCCTAGCGAAAAGTACAGAAGTTTCGGAAGTGGCCGAGGCCTGGCAGCAGGAATGCAAGGACCTGTGCCTTATTCTCTCTAGGCAGCTAAACTGCGAAGTTCAGCAAAAGCTACCGAGGGATGCTGCCAATAATCCAGAAGTAAGGTTTGATCGAGACGTAGCTCGGCTCTGTAGTAAGAAGATCCTTAAGATTGACTTGGACATTCCTGA
This window contains:
- a CDS encoding nuclear transport factor 2 family protein; the encoded protein is MFATLLAAATLQPEMPTGADLETAIAEVDARLFWAAFEGCDPDALAPLLGEDFRMLHDQAGIAVPSRLAFIEGMEMQCADRPESGYKNRRLLTPGSRRVQALGDWGALEEGYHQFYEWRGDQWELTGGARYMHVWQWTDGGFVLDESISVNHGAALPYPPGDSE
- a CDS encoding DUF1330 domain-containing protein translates to MTHLAPTADQLAAFRNLPFDEPIEMLNLLKFRDTPDYPDDHECAVRDWSGADAYHHYLAEAGKVTRKLGLDIIWTASPACTLIGPDDECWDMAFIARYPDAKSFLTMIGDPDYQAATIHRTASLIDSRLIRCTPIALQKD